tcaaaagtaaaagcaaaatgaTATCCTGCTGCTTTAATCTACTTTGGAGTTTAGTCTAGGAGTTACCAACTTCAGGTTCTGGCCCCTTCAGGCGGTCACAAGTTAAATCTAAAGGGTCTTGAACTAACTGtttaagaaaatacacaaatctgtcttcatttttttggactTCTTTGTAACCTTAATACTGAAATGTTCAATAATTTGACCTATTTTGGGCCTCAACCTTATATTTAGATGAGATCATTTGAGAAATTCAGGGGAGAAAATGTATCATTGGTCACTCTAAACATGCCCTGTATTTATTACATAATTTAAAAGGAATATATTACCTGAGAAATAGCTGTAGATGGCAGCTAACTTTAGTAGAAAAGCACAGATTTTTCCTCTGAATTGTGATACAGTAGAATCAttaagtgacagaaaatggaaaaactccACCTCCTGACAGATCTTCCTCGCTGCTGATTAACGaccacagtatttttttttatcaagattgtaaatatttaaaagggTTCTGTAAAGTAACATGGGTGATTCAACCTCGTCTGTTTGCCTTTCCACATCATTAGATAGACGTTGTGCAGCCTTAAACCGAACTGAGTGGACGATTTCAGTAGAAAGAAAGATGTTTTTGTGTTCCCCCTTGCAAACATCACATGAGCACTAATGCACCGTAATTAATTGAATCTGCTGATGCACAGAATCTCAACGAACTGTCTGCATGTGTGGGAGGGTTTAACATGAACTAACGTAAACTTCTCCCACTTTTTACACCGAATTTCCACTCACTTATCAGCTTATCGTGTGTGTGGGTACTTACCATGATACTAATTACTCCCACATTGTCTGCGCCGCAAGGttacatgttgttttgttcagGGGAACCTATCAGGAAATACTGAGACACACATGTCTCGATTGGTAAAGGATGACTCACTGAGGCCTCGCAAAACAGCCCTTTTCTGTTTCAAAACAGTCACCTACAGTGCAGAAATACTTATAACTGATGGAAACAGCTCATTTGCTTAGTCATCCCTTCTACCGCTTCTGCAGCTGAATgcactgtaaatgagaaatggCACAGCATATGCAAGAAAGCCCCTTTTGTATTTCAGGGCATAAATAGCGCCGTCAAAGGTCAGTGTGTCGTGCAGTAGGTAGGGCCGCTTCCTTCCCGTTTCGAGTCATATCACCTACAGCATGCTTCCTGCATTCATGTGTTTCTGATCTGGACTCTCTCTGTGCCGCAGCACCATGGCTGCCTTCCAGCTGCTCTTCCTGCTGTTGGTCGGCTGCACGGCGGCGTCCGCACGTCCTCCACGACACCTCCCTCCATGCCAAGTTGTAAGTAGAGCCCGGCAAACAGACACACCTTTAAACTCAGGTCTTTGCAGCACCTTTTAAGCATATTCCATTTAaacaatgtgtgttttttcaccAGTTGTCAGTTGAGTTTTGCTGCTTGAGGTGTTTTCACATCATACTTTACTTGCACCTGAGCAGATTGGCTTGTTAGTTTGAGCTCAGCGCCACCAGCAGACCTTCAGGCTACAATTTGGCTTCACTGATGGTGTTTTTGTACCACATTGCACTGCACGTCGCCTTGTTATGCAGGTGTGTCACTGTTGACAGGATAATCACGCTTTTTCCTCGGAGCTTGTGATGCTTTTAGTTTGAGCTTGTCTTGTGACGCTCTCGTTCTAGTTGTGCAACAAATGGAAATGtgcatcattttctttttattggaAAGAACAGAAAATTACGTAGAAGAGCTTTCACAAAGTGGTTAAATCATTGCAGGGTGGTGACGGTTACTTAGAGATGCGACTAAAGCTTTCACAGTTGTCGTCATGCAGCAGCGTTCCTAACTGAATCCACTGACATTTAACACACGGAGGATTAAATTAAAACGGGAGCATCGACATGAGACAGGCTCCgactttgtttcatgtcatcttttttaaaaatagcccaATAGTGAAAGTAACCATGCGTCACTTTTGTTTAGTGTGGTCTTTGGTGTTTCTATAAATATCAATTAGAAGTTCTCCATTGAAATCTGCACAGATTCCAAAGTTAAAGCCTCATCGTATATTTGAATCTTTAAAATAGCGTAATACCCTTTATATAATGTATTTGCCTGAATAAATGCTGCTGATAAGAGGAAATACTAGCAGTACTAACCAGTccttaaacacacatttaaggactggtttaatgaaactgtgaaaattgtcacaaattctgtgaaaagaccaaaactatTTGTCTGGTCCCTTTATACTTTGTTTTATCCACCATAACTGTCACATTTTACGTCCAATCAAACACCAAAACCTACCAGTgcgtttgaaaggcatgttaaccttaaaaaaatcacagaaatggcATTATTCATAAGAGCTAAAAACTACATGAAGTGaaagaatcattggattttcaACATTTAGATACAGCACCAGAAACCTTAACCAAATATAAGCTTAAAGTTGAGATTTTGCATCAGAGTCACTTTGTTCTACGTGTCTTATTCCCCAAACTGAACTGTTCAAGttcaccagattctgtaaaaaagacacaaacaaaaaggaCAGGACTTTGAGTTCCAGGGCACAACTATGAAGCCATTAGTGTCTCAGCTGCAACGTAGTCAAGCACAAGGAAAATGAGGGAATCttcgactgaactgcaggctgtgtttacactgagcAGATACAAGACAAGCATGGAAAGAAGTTAAAAATTTGTTAAATGTAATTAGTAGCTTAAAGCAGATTCcgtgaaaaaataataattaaaaaaaatctgcattactTAGGGAAACCACGAGATGATTACTAACTCAGCTGCAAAAACAGTCACATAGCAAAAATTGTGGGACTTTTCTACTGAACTACAGGCTGTGCTTATGTGTAGCCActattttttccagtattgctaatgttgaacatgttgattccattttttccaggtgtaaaataaataattaaaagaatttCACTTTCTTTaacaaatatataattataattttcaacagtgagtaaaaatgtgtgaaactgcattaaaaaaatctcagaTGTTTTACCTGAACAATTAAAACTGAAGGAAATAGCAGATTTTTACCTACAGATTACTACATATTTTTCTGGACTGGCTTATgtggaaaaatgttaaaataaatagtaatgtGTATGTTTCTGGTTAATGAATGAACCTGGCAGATGGTTCAGCTTATTGACGTGTAGTTAATCGTTTTTGGAGATCAATTGAACTCTGTGGTACGGAAGAGGAACTTGTATCAGGCTGTGGATACACAGAAAACCCTTGTTAGTGGCTCACttctttgttggtttttgtctttttcttgggAACTTtgcaagaggaagaaagaaaaaatgacgacaaaaaaaaaatacataagcCTTATTCTGTAgaaaaattatcattttgtggttgcctggggaccagacagcctttatattgtgtattacaaatacacataaagtcagtctggaactgctccattgaaccaaatctagcccagaggcgggactaccgatcacagcttgaattggagagagccaatcagcgtaacacatgtgtgacgcaatcactaagggacctaacaattgcctttccgccatgatgttttgtagttttaacagcttccttcgccgtacaggggtcctgaggaaaatctaagctctccctttcaacagtggagggcagcattacgcattctatcgtacagcctgccggaattaaaagaagaagaaaaagaagtagTCCAAACAGTTATGGCGACCAGTCGAGGACAAAGGAcaaaggacaaattcagcccgtgtaaaacagaggaaagcgcacgagacaaacctcgctctgttgcggtcgccattttgtttgtatgcgggaggtgcacaggtgttagatgggtaatctcggccctgaagatgacgcatcgttaactcccgcctctggtgctctgattggttcggcctgatctgctcggagcttgaaaacctgtcaaaatgtgtaaatggaggagggctagaccgtattcccgtatatcccttataacgggaatacagtctagctaagctaggctaatttTGTGGTGCATTCAGATTGATTTTGCCAAATCAAACGAGTATCTTTCAAAGTTCAAGCCTTTTTTAAAAGCACCTTTGGGTCACTTTCTACCTTTATGAGAGAACTGAAAGTGGAGATGACAGGACGCTCGGGAAGAGAAAAACGGAGAATGACCGTGAACATCCCTGGTTCCCATCCAGTCCGGTAACTTTTGTCACATGTTGTTTTCCATCTCACTCCCATTTTTGTGTCATCTCTGCCCTGCCCTCtaataaaaccacacaaaaaaaaacagtactgaaaaataaaactcgAACTGGAGATGTTGAGCGACATAGCTGGAGCGTTAAAGCCCAGTTGTTCTCAAAGTCCTAAAAACACAGTTAAGGATTTTAAAGatagttttataaattttgAACCGCTGGCCTGGGCAACCCAAAGTATCAGTCTCTTTAGTATAAAACTCCCTTCTTGTCTTGGTTTCCCTCCAGCTTAGATGACCAAAACCTTGTTTTAGCTTTGGCTGAACTTGATATAGTTTTGTGTGAAACAGGTGTCCTGATGTGGGTTTTGTCCCCCATATTAATGCTCTCTCCACACTGAACCTTCAAAGTGGAACATTTATAGTAAGCAATAgctcttaaaatgttgtttttgcccTGGTTACAGTTTATTAACCTCATTCACTACTTAAAATCACAGGCTGACTAAAACTACTAAAACTACAACCAGTAAGACTGTTCCCTCTCAATAACTCGAAGCTCTATTACTCAGTTGCTCTTGGGGGCGATAAAACATTTCCTAATCAatcaaaatcaactttttaaaaattataaataggatataaaatatgtatatatttgaACATATCCAAGAACAAAACTAATCACTTGTCACATCTCTTAATAATTTCTATTTTCTCTATTAATTCCAATGTAAATCATTTCAAACAGATTACAACTGTTTGAGGTTCTGGGTTTGAGAGGTATactacaaaaaatacacaatgtaTCAGGcccagaaaatgtaaaaactgtaaaaatcattggattttcaactttccagcaGTCTCTTCATCTGTGATGCACAATTTAGTTTTAAAACTTAGtcaaatccaagcttaaaattgAGATAGTTCATCCAAAAGCCTTAAATCTACctctttaattaaaaattcatcaaaagtaaaacagattctgtaagaaactaaaaattctgcactccctGTCGCagctgtgaagccattagtaaCTCAGCAGCAATtgacagtcatgtgacaaaaattcatggACTTTCAGCTGAACTGTAGAGTGTGTATACAAATAGAAAATGTTGgtagtaaaatatatatagtatGCAAAGTCACATGACTGCATTAAATCTAAGTTTACAATATGACGGACCAGCAGCAGGTTTTGAGTCTGagcaactggagctgtttgatAAGTCCAACAAAGTGTACATAGACATGGAATTAAAGATTCCCTTCAGGGAAATTCAAGCTGTTTACCTTGTTAGCATCTCCATATGGTGTTTATTTCTCTATGCGAGATGACATATCACAAACTAAATGAGCAATGGCTGATCATTTCCACTGTAAAACTAGAGTGATGACAATCTCAAATTCTAGAAGAAGCAACAGTAGAGTTAAACataaaccattttaagacatgaaGGTGTTATTTTTGTAgggcaaaaaaatcaaaatatgtaactttgagaTGACAGAGATTAGGTTTTAGAGTTTTAATCAACAACTACAGAGGGACTTCTTAAGAAAACACATGGAAGATGACTGATAAACAAATTGACAGCATGCTTACCAATAGCAGTAGCAAACATACATAAAGTGGCCAAACCATCTCCATCTTTATCGTTTTTTCGGGCTGCAAAAATGGTGTAAACAAAGACATGATGTTCCTCGTGACGCCAGCAGTCAGATCAGGCCTTTACTATAACTACATGTGACATTAACCACCGCACCTAACTCAGATGTTATACACTGAGGCAGATTGAGTTTACATGAATGTAAGCAGCTGTGAAGAAACATAGGCAGTGATATCACTTCACTGATAATACACTTTCACTGATATGTTCTTAAAAAACATGTCTGATTGGTTCCTCTGTGCCTGATACCAGAACCAAGATGTTGTGCCCTGCAATAGTTAGTGAATAAATcaatgtgtttgtttacagctggCTTGTAAGAAACCAGGAATGGTCCTTTCACAACACCACAAATATGCCAAGAAGCTAAATGCACTCGGCctcagagcaaaaacaaagaaggaGACAGTTTTATGAGCTGTTTTTGGACACAGGGGTCTCTTGGCCATGTGGTTTGAATCATAAACGACACTTAATAGCTTAAATATTCAATTCTATTAGGGGAAAAAGATGACATAAACCGGTGTTTATAAAGGTGTGAGGTGTATTTTgttctctgctgaagcacttttttgtcagtttttttcttttcagttaaaTTTTTGAGTTACTTCAAAGAGAACAATGATAGtaaaattctttgttttttattagacCAACTCACCATTATGAGCCTCAGAGGACTGTCACACTGCCAAGAACATGCCGTAGATACACTGACTCATAAAAATCAACCCTCCACGTCCGCTTTACACATTTGGTCTGCGTTGTGTCATGGTCAGGCAGTCTGGCAGCAAGCCGACATAATCAgacttgtgtgtttgtctttgttcgTAGGTCCAGATGGATGTTTTCTGCAGCGATCTGAGCCTCAGAAGCGCACCGCTCAACCTTCCACAAGGCGTCCAAATGCTGGACCTTTCCCGAAACCAGGTGCAAAACCTCACCCAGGAAACTCTGGCGTACCACACCGGCCTTCATCATCTGAACCTCCACTCTAACAAGATCCATTTCATCCAGCCAGGACTCTTCAAAGACATGATGGACCTAAGAGTCCTGGATCTGTCCAGGAATCACCTGAATGTTTTTGCACATTCCAAAGTAAACATTGGACCTCTTACAGCTGTGGAGTCACTGGATCTCTCAAGCAACGGGCTGTACACGGGGATGTCAGACTTCTTCCTTGCTGAATCACCGTCGCTGACAAACCTTTCCCTGGACAGCAACAGCATCACCAAAATAGCACAAAACACCTTCAGTGGATCCATGTCCTTGAGGAAAATCAGCCTCCACAACAACGTCATCTTGGAGATCGAAGATGGAGCTTTCGACTCCTTAGATCATCTAGCTGAACTTGATTTGTCCAAGAACTCGATCACATGCATCACAGACTTCAACCTCTACAACTTAGAGGTGCTCAATCTCAGCAAGAACAGCATGGAGCTTTTCCACAGTGCACAGTCATCGTCCAATTTCTACAAACTCATCTCTCTTGATCtgagtgaaaacaaaatgcTCTACTTTCCTCTTCTTCCAGGGAACAACGTGCTCGAATATTTGGATGTTTCACGAAACCATCTCCAGAGTGTCAACGTCACAGGAAGCCCGGAAAAACAGGCAAACTTGATTTTTAATCAGCTCAGATACCTGGACATGAGCTACAACCACCTCAAAAGCATACCAGAGTGTTTCTTTTACTGCATGGGATCACTCGAGGTCCTGAATGTGAGCAATAACTGTATCAGCTCCTTTTCTGTCAGCAATGAAGGCCTCCTCCAGAGAGTAAAGATCATCAATCTCAGCAATAACGCACTGAAAAGTTTGACTTTTGGTGAAAACACTTTGCAGTCACTGGAGCAGCTCTTCTTACAAGGAAATGACCTCACAACATTGGATCATCAAATATTTCAAAGACTCCCCAGTATCACACACCTGCAACTCCAGCAGAACAATGTTAAAATCTGCGAGCAAAACCAACATGTACTAAAAGACACAACCCACCAGGATTCTCCTGACTGTGTGTCCTTTTCTTCTATTCAAAATTTGCAGTATCTGTACCTCTCTGAAAACAATCTGAGGGCTTTGCCTGCAAATGCATTCATGGACACCCCTCTGAAGTTACTGGATGTGTCCCTGAATCCAGGTTTGGACATCGACAAAGACTCCCTGTTTGGTCTGGAGCATTCGCTGGTTCACCTCCTCCTTCGGGAAAACAACATTTCCAGTCTAAACACAGATTTGTCTTCCCTGACGAACCTCAAACACGTCGATCTGTCCACCAACCAGCTAACCACACTGCCCATGTGGAAGAAGGAGTCCTCCATCGAGTCCCTAAACCTGCAGAACAACAACCTGGTCACGCTGGAGTACAGcaccatgatcactctggagcACTCACTGAAAACCCTCTACATGGGCTCCAaccctctgagctgctgcagcaacCTCGGCTTCCTCCACATGGTGCAGCACTCGGCAGTGGTCGTCCCCGACATCGAGACTGTGACCTGCGTTTATGAGGAATATTCAGAGCCAGTCAACATTGGGAAGGTGACGCAGGAAATGTGTCAAGGACCGGACATCCCCAACTACGTCATTGTTGTTGTCGTGACATTGTTAGTTGTGATGATCGTGTTGGTGCTGCTGGTTAAATGTTGCCACTTGAGGAAAcgaaaacacaacagaagctTCAGTGCGTAATGAAGGCTATGACAAAATTTTTGTCTTCAATttctgtacatgaaacattttaaaaagtgaatgtAGCGTCTGTGGTGCCACCCAAAGTCTTCCGAAGGGCAACTTTAAAGCCTTGACTTGGGTTTACCGCTACGAAAAGCAACCACTGACAAGCAAACACGTGCCGTAATATCTCTGACATGAAGAAAAATGGATAAACTATCAAAACCAGAACTTCCTGCGGAAAATATTCACCTTGAACTTTTGAAGACCGTATAAATTGGCTTGCAGCATCTGGttgccatttgaggaactgcaacTTTAGACTCTTGTGGTGTGCTCAGACAGAACGAGAGGTGAGACTGCATGAAAGGCcggttttaaaaaacaaacgaGTGCAATGTTAATTTGCTGGAGGTGGTGTAATTTGAAGCAAGTGAGCATACGCTTTTCAAAACTTGTGCGAAAAATGTGTGCTTTATCTTCAGCTTCATGACGCTACATAAGAGACGGGAAGAAAAAGGATGAAGAGCAAACGGAAATAACAAATACTCATCTGTAGAGGTCGTGCGTTGGATGTTGAAGGCAAATAAAGGGACCAGTTTGCTCAAATTTCTGTCTAAACACACTTTCATGGCTAAAGGTGCCGAGTTTTTTGCATGCTTTTAGTAGTGAACCACATGCTGCACATCAGTTTATTGAATGTTTATTGAATGTAAAATGAAGAATCCACACTAAAACACTTCCACAtgacagcaacacaaacagaacTGACTAAAATGGAGCAATAAAATGCAGTAAAGTGAATGTTTTACATGTTGGAAAATAGACTTCTACTTAACAGTAACAtggaaaaactgacaccagTCTCACGTCTGTATGATAAATATGAACTTAAAATAAGCAGCCACGTAGCTTAACTTAGCACAAGCACCGGAAACAAGGGGATAGTTACCTAGCAGCAACTTTAAAGCTCACTTTCTAATGTTGTAACTCACATGCAAtacttaaatgtaaatatagcaTTGTGTTGTTTCAAagtttttagtattttagtGAGCTTTAGTGATGCTGCTAGTTAGATTAGCTTTGAACAGACATGGTTAGGCCAGCTACTTTCAGTCTTTGGTACGTTCCATTTGAACTTAAAAGgtaacttcggtttttttcaacctggggtctgttttcatatgtcatttcatacatgtgagtgatggagaaatgaaatttcaacatagctccagtatttagccaggcaggcagcttagcagctcagctagcgaaaagtatggggcaacttgcccccctgcgtcaaagcccgccctaacgtgctttttttcccacactgaccggctcggatagtctcaacaagtgtcccacaacatactagagaaaacaccggttttggcggaAGCTATCGCGTgattttggaacgagatttgctttctggcGTCCcaagatttggatacagaccacaacaaatagcgatcgctaagtaatgtggaggtttcgttcacttctcatctctcgtatgttgtgggacactcgttgagactatccgagccggtcagtgtgggaaaaaaagcacgttagggcagacCTTGACGCGGGGgcgcaagttgccccatactttttgctagctgagctgctaagctgcctgcctggctaaatactggagctatgtcgaaaattcatttctccatcactcacatgtatgaaatgacatatgaaaacagaccccaggttgaaaaaaaacgaagttcccctttaaagttGGAATTCCTGAGTTCACAGTTGGAAATTCCAGCTGGAACGTTGCATGTTGTCAGCTATCTGGCTCAGAAAATTGGAAGAAATCAACAGTAGTGACGGTAATCTAGTGTTTCTTAGCACTTCTGTCTTATTCGTGTCTCATAATATTAGCCGTACGCGTGGTACTGGTCAACTTTCATTTAGTCATGTTTCCATATTGTACACTCATTTTAAAGTATTGCTTTTGAAAAAGCTAATGGAAACTACAAACTtgaaaaagaatgacaaaatcCGActtctcaaaacattttttacgCTCACTTGGGtggtttttgaatttttcaaaAACTGTTATATCACATTACTGCAGATTGTTTTCTTGTCCGGACAACATGAAACATGGCCAGTACCAGCTGACGTGAAAAAATAAGTAGAACTTTTTAAATTGAAAGCAGTCTTAAAGGCTTCTTTCCATTGCTTTTCTTGTAGATGGACTAAGTTTTTACTTTAAGGTGTTGTAAGTGTTtcttctgctgtgtttattaCTTAGCCTACACCACCACACTACCTTAGTTTATTGACTTCAAAGTAgttaatggaaaataaattatttcatttttacaaattttttgcaacattttaaaagcttACTTCAAATTTGCCTTATATCGTATGGAAACACAGCTTCATATTGTATGGAAAGACAAAATACCATATACCATTGTTATCAACTGGTACTGCCGTGCGTGCAGCAAAAAATGGCTAACCTTACAGCAATCGTTTACCTAAACATTTCGGTTTTTCGATTTCGTGTGTTTAGACTCAGTCGACTTATAACACAACTTAACGTAAATGTTAAGTTAAGCCAAGGTAAATGCTCGCTAGGTTCACTGTTACCATGAAGACATGATGGTGTAACTGATTTCCTCATCccatttcatacattttaacTTCAAACCTTACCAGCGTATCTTCCTAAATGTTGCATAGAAGGGTTGAATGAAGTAAACGGGTGACTGCGACGACAGAAACTATTACAAACTGAAGAAACATCAACACTCAGGAGGGGATTTCTACTTTAAGCTAAACAATGAAGAAAGTAACACTAGcaacactgttttttcttttttaagtaaTCCAACCAGTTTCTTTAACCTTTATGTAGTTTGCACTTTAAACTTCCTCTTGTTTGTGTGATTGTATCTTGTGACACTAAATTAACATGTAAGAACTGAGTAATACTGTTAGAATTCCACACAGAGCATATGtcaatataatttatttattttttactattaaAAATTAAGCTGGGCATGTTACACAGTATGTTTTCCATATTGATCCCCGGTCCATGGTGCTCCTTTTATTAATctgacatattttggatgaaACTGACAGCAAGACAAAGCACTGATGTGAATAACTGTGATACTCTGATATATAACTAACAGTATACATGCTGTATATGTTTTTACCATAAATAAAAATCCAGCACTGTCTTGTAATGGGCTACTCTGGGATCCAcagtttcatgtgttttcactgtgtttaaacctaaaaccacatttttataTCATTGTTATCTACAAATCGTGcctgtattgtattttttttcatcctgtCATGTAACAGTTATAGTTTTGTATCAAATGAAGGACATTTTCTAAACTCtgtgtttgtcatttgttgTAAACCTCGAAAACTTTGTTCACGCCGTCtattataatgtaaatatttatagTATTTGTAGATTTCAGCAGGTTTAACAGGTTTCCTGTGGCAAGGCACACAATATTAATATTAACATTTAAGTTCTTGGAGTGCACTTAAAGCTTCGCTttctttaagtgtttttttgttgttgtcatttatgcctttttatttagatataaagtgaaaaatgtgggaaaatataACAGGGGAATGATATGTAATAAAGGTCCAGGCTGGCTGGAATTTAAACCAGGAAATCATTGCTGACATTTTCATCCATGTTGTTTGATTCCTAACTGTTGCCTTATAAGTTTACGCTGGTGTTAGATGAAAACTGATATGCGCAGCAGCTGGTTAGATTAGCTCACAGAAAATAATGGAAACATTGAGAAAGTTTCTGGATTCCCAAAGGTAAAGAAAGAGGCTTTAGAGGAATTAATTTCTAGAATCAGTAAAGCAGTTTCCCCTGGTTTACagtcttaatgctaagctaagctaaccggCTGTTTGTAGCTCCTGACATGAGAACAACTCTCAGTGACAAAGTGAATTCCTTTATCTCCAAAAATACCAAACTATTAGCACACAgcctgcatttattttaaagagaattataagaaaaaaacagcttcatgaCATGCTATTCAACTGAATGTAATTTTCTTATGCTCACCTCTTGAATAATCTTGAACAGTACTTTTTATATATTGTTTAATTCTGTATGTCTGGACACAGGCAGAATATctataaatgtttgttttctccaaaaaattataaatatgaaAGAATGCTTGTTTAACAGGCTGTCAGTGGACATAGCATAAGCAATGCGTACTTTGATCCCCAAAGTGAAAGAATTGCA
This genomic stretch from Acanthochromis polyacanthus isolate Apoly-LR-REF ecotype Palm Island chromosome 17, KAUST_Apoly_ChrSc, whole genome shotgun sequence harbors:
- the lrrc32 gene encoding transforming growth factor beta activator LRRC32 isoform X1, which produces MAGRQPKTLRCGGKSQLIERFSLVALLSIGEWVCGDVKSTWSGGSTKISHQLKVSTMAAFQLLFLLLVGCTAASARPPRHLPPCQVVQMDVFCSDLSLRSAPLNLPQGVQMLDLSRNQVQNLTQETLAYHTGLHHLNLHSNKIHFIQPGLFKDMMDLRVLDLSRNHLNVFAHSKVNIGPLTAVESLDLSSNGLYTGMSDFFLAESPSLTNLSLDSNSITKIAQNTFSGSMSLRKISLHNNVILEIEDGAFDSLDHLAELDLSKNSITCITDFNLYNLEVLNLSKNSMELFHSAQSSSNFYKLISLDLSENKMLYFPLLPGNNVLEYLDVSRNHLQSVNVTGSPEKQANLIFNQLRYLDMSYNHLKSIPECFFYCMGSLEVLNVSNNCISSFSVSNEGLLQRVKIINLSNNALKSLTFGENTLQSLEQLFLQGNDLTTLDHQIFQRLPSITHLQLQQNNVKICEQNQHVLKDTTHQDSPDCVSFSSIQNLQYLYLSENNLRALPANAFMDTPLKLLDVSLNPGLDIDKDSLFGLEHSLVHLLLRENNISSLNTDLSSLTNLKHVDLSTNQLTTLPMWKKESSIESLNLQNNNLVTLEYSTMITLEHSLKTLYMGSNPLSCCSNLGFLHMVQHSAVVVPDIETVTCVYEEYSEPVNIGKVTQEMCQGPDIPNYVIVVVVTLLVVMIVLVLLVKCCHLRKRKHNRSFSA
- the lrrc32 gene encoding transforming growth factor beta activator LRRC32 isoform X2, whose amino-acid sequence is MAAFQLLFLLLVGCTAASARPPRHLPPCQVVQMDVFCSDLSLRSAPLNLPQGVQMLDLSRNQVQNLTQETLAYHTGLHHLNLHSNKIHFIQPGLFKDMMDLRVLDLSRNHLNVFAHSKVNIGPLTAVESLDLSSNGLYTGMSDFFLAESPSLTNLSLDSNSITKIAQNTFSGSMSLRKISLHNNVILEIEDGAFDSLDHLAELDLSKNSITCITDFNLYNLEVLNLSKNSMELFHSAQSSSNFYKLISLDLSENKMLYFPLLPGNNVLEYLDVSRNHLQSVNVTGSPEKQANLIFNQLRYLDMSYNHLKSIPECFFYCMGSLEVLNVSNNCISSFSVSNEGLLQRVKIINLSNNALKSLTFGENTLQSLEQLFLQGNDLTTLDHQIFQRLPSITHLQLQQNNVKICEQNQHVLKDTTHQDSPDCVSFSSIQNLQYLYLSENNLRALPANAFMDTPLKLLDVSLNPGLDIDKDSLFGLEHSLVHLLLRENNISSLNTDLSSLTNLKHVDLSTNQLTTLPMWKKESSIESLNLQNNNLVTLEYSTMITLEHSLKTLYMGSNPLSCCSNLGFLHMVQHSAVVVPDIETVTCVYEEYSEPVNIGKVTQEMCQGPDIPNYVIVVVVTLLVVMIVLVLLVKCCHLRKRKHNRSFSA